A DNA window from Thermococcus sp. contains the following coding sequences:
- a CDS encoding PCNA-inhibitor: MDRKLDEFLGDTKPKAKSSEKPRRKKKRLKSTNLDSFLPEEHVNYFKQLRIGSKKIRNAKIEEL; the protein is encoded by the coding sequence ATGGACAGAAAGCTCGACGAGTTCCTCGGGGACACAAAACCTAAGGCAAAATCCAGCGAGAAGCCAAGAAGGAAGAAAAAGCGCCTTAAATCAACGAACCTCGACTCATTTCTGCCCGAAGAGCACGTAAACTACTTCAAACAGCTTAGAATTGGTTCCAAGAAGATTAGAAACGCGAAGATAGAGGAGCTATAG